From Amycolatopsis sp. YIM 10, the proteins below share one genomic window:
- a CDS encoding ABC transporter substrate-binding protein — protein MLRTGNSFRRPARRTRVGVLLSSLVLLASTSGCGLLGGDEGGTAAEGNAQVEKAKIKVSVMPLIDVTPFHLANKKGYFKEAGLEVETVNSPSGQAGLTKLIAGDVDISYGGDIPFVMANATGSADIKFVAEASSGKPNTMMILTVPTSPVKNVQDLAGKKIAINGEKGVSDTLTKSVMKANNVDFSKVTWVTLPFPEISGAIARGDVDAGFLVEPFITQASKSVGTVPVVDASSGPTQDFPISAYGATAKFVNENPKTVEAFQRAMAKATKEAEADRKIVEPLMVEFAKIDADTAALASLTKFESKLDPARLQRVPDLMLEFGIITQKIDAAGMIAKQPQD, from the coding sequence TTGCTACGTACCGGCAACAGTTTCCGGCGTCCCGCGCGCCGCACCCGGGTGGGCGTGCTGCTCAGCAGCCTCGTCCTGCTCGCCTCGACCAGCGGCTGCGGGCTGCTGGGTGGCGACGAAGGCGGCACCGCCGCCGAGGGCAACGCGCAGGTGGAGAAGGCGAAGATCAAGGTGTCGGTGATGCCGCTGATCGACGTCACGCCCTTCCACCTCGCGAACAAGAAGGGGTACTTCAAGGAGGCGGGCCTCGAGGTCGAGACGGTCAACTCGCCCAGTGGCCAGGCCGGTTTGACCAAGCTGATCGCCGGCGACGTCGACATCAGCTACGGCGGTGACATCCCGTTCGTGATGGCCAACGCCACCGGCAGCGCGGACATCAAGTTCGTCGCCGAGGCCTCCTCCGGCAAGCCGAACACGATGATGATCCTCACCGTGCCGACCTCGCCGGTGAAGAACGTGCAGGACCTGGCGGGCAAGAAGATCGCGATCAACGGTGAGAAGGGTGTGTCCGACACCCTGACCAAGTCCGTGATGAAGGCCAACAACGTCGACTTCAGCAAGGTCACCTGGGTGACCCTGCCGTTCCCGGAGATCTCGGGCGCGATCGCGCGCGGTGACGTGGACGCCGGCTTCCTGGTCGAGCCGTTCATCACCCAGGCCAGCAAGAGCGTGGGCACCGTGCCGGTGGTCGACGCCTCGTCCGGCCCGACGCAGGACTTCCCGATCTCGGCCTACGGCGCCACCGCGAAGTTCGTCAACGAGAACCCGAAGACCGTGGAGGCCTTCCAGCGGGCGATGGCCAAGGCCACCAAGGAGGCCGAGGCCGACCGCAAGATCGTCGAGCCGCTGATGGTCGAGTTCGCCAAGATCGACGCCGACACCGCGGCGCTGGCCTCGCTGACCAAGTTCGAGTCCAAACTGGACCCGGCGCGGCTCCAGCGGGTGCCCGACCTGATGCTCGAGTTCGGCATCATCACGCAGAAGATCGACGCCGCGGGCATGATCGCGAAGCAGCCGCAGGACTGA
- a CDS encoding ABC transporter permease encodes MPRLLRNLIGLAGFFLLWEGAVQTGLVRREFIPPPSVVLSSLAGLLGDVSFLRDVIATMLAWLIALGIAVVVAIPAGLLLGSIPPLQVATRAIVEFLRPIPPVALIPLVILIVGGGPEAKITLAVYASVWPILFNTVYAMAEIDPVLTETARSFGTSKSRMLTSVALPHAAPFVFTGIRMSAAIALIVIVSTEFVAGASRGIGNFVLEASEGGGRRDLVLAGTVVAGIIGYLINEGLERSGRRLFAWSEVRTEVAK; translated from the coding sequence GTGCCTCGTCTGCTGCGAAACCTGATCGGTCTGGCCGGCTTCTTCCTGCTCTGGGAAGGGGCCGTCCAGACCGGCCTGGTGCGGCGTGAGTTCATCCCGCCGCCATCGGTCGTCCTGTCCAGTCTCGCCGGCCTGCTCGGCGACGTCTCCTTCCTGCGCGACGTGATCGCGACCATGCTCGCCTGGCTGATCGCGCTGGGCATCGCCGTGGTGGTGGCGATCCCGGCCGGGCTGCTGCTCGGCAGCATCCCGCCGCTGCAGGTGGCCACCCGCGCGATCGTGGAGTTCCTCCGCCCGATCCCGCCGGTGGCGCTGATCCCGCTGGTGATCCTGATCGTCGGCGGCGGCCCGGAGGCGAAGATCACCCTCGCGGTGTACGCCTCGGTGTGGCCGATCCTGTTCAACACCGTCTACGCGATGGCCGAGATCGACCCGGTGCTCACCGAGACCGCGCGGTCCTTCGGCACCTCGAAGTCGCGCATGCTCACCTCGGTGGCGCTGCCGCACGCGGCGCCGTTCGTGTTCACCGGCATCCGGATGTCCGCGGCGATCGCGCTGATCGTGATCGTCAGCACCGAGTTCGTCGCCGGGGCCAGCCGGGGCATCGGCAACTTCGTGCTCGAGGCCAGTGAGGGCGGCGGACGCCGCGACCTGGTGCTGGCGGGCACGGTGGTGGCCGGGATCATCGGTTACCTGATCAACGAGGGCCTGGAGCGGTCCGGGCGCCGGCTGTTCGCCTGGAGCGAGGTCCGCACGGAGGTGGCCAAGTGA